The window tgtatcagttatgacattccaggtttttaaaatataaaatcttCTAATATGCCTTGATGTTGATGTTATATCATGTCAAAGatattttgggacaaattccgcaataacatatgttttaaacaaaaataaataaaaagttttaaaaatgtcATGAAATTGGTGATGTCACATATGGGTCCTACATCAACACTCCTACCTCGAATACTATTAATGGGTTCTTTAACTATGTTGCGGCCATCTTTAACAATCAAGTTTAAGATATGAGAAACACATGTCATATGGAAAAAGTCAACCCctaaaacaagtttcattgcaATATTTTCTTTTACATAAACAAGCGCTTGTGTAATCCATAGTCATTCGATATTTTTTGTCCAACAGGTGCCAACAACGACATCAATGGTCTAGATCAATCGTCGATATTCAAAGACATCTACCTTGAGAAATTATATAATGTGTCGTTTGAAGCAAATGAGGCATCATACAAGCATGGGTATTACCTTGTTGATGAGATATATCCTGAGGTAGCTACATTTGTGAAATTATTCTTATATCCAAACGAAGAAAAGCGATTAAAGTTTAAGTCAACCCAAAAATCAGCTAAGAATGATATTGAGCGAGCCTTTGATGTTTTAAAGAGACGTTGGCAGGTACTCTCAGTACCAGCACGATCATTCAAGCAAAAAAAAGAGTAAGTAGTCTGATGTACACATAcatcatattgcataatatgattataAAAGATAAGGAAAAGATGATTTGTCACTACAATGAAAATGAGAATTTGCCAACATTTGAAGGAATGAATAAAGGTACGGCCAAATACATGGTAAAGAAAGGGAAGTATACGACTAAGTTGGACACAACAACCTTCTTGTTGATTCGGTGGAAAATGTATTAAATTCTTAAGTAAATCCCGATGTCGACGATTTTACGACGATACAAGTGACGATTTATATATGTTTGTAGATGATTCGGGTGAGGATTACGTTATGACCGACGATGATTAGGTGTGATGTACtattctaatatgttttttttatttatgtttttttagtatgtattttttaattaatgaaatagtttcattttattaatttcatataATTACATTTTATCAAATTACATTTTATACTccttccgtcccaaaattatagttcatatttcatttttggtttgtcccaaaataatagtcaacttctaaaaataaataaattttttactaaaatactccctcattattacttaaccaactaaaaATTTTatgaacattaaatgcaaagtaaggacaaaactatcattttattgaataaagttaatggtaattaatgtttccttaatttgtgtgtttttttgtCTATATACAATAATTTTGAAACGGATGgagtataattaaaaaaaaaaaacaaaaaaatactaTTTCTATTAGTTCTGTGGAGTGAGAGGAGGGTGAGAAGAAAATGATGTAACACTAATACGGCACACTGAAAATATGATAAGACGTGGTACCACACCTACCGGCCTAATCATTAACAGTTACTTATATTCCATCAACGATAAAACATGGATCTATGTTAGTTCTACAAAACAATTAAATTACATCATGGGGGCGACATAACTTATATAACGTGAACATAAAATTAACATTGTAGTCTTCCATTCATACACAATGTGAACTTCATAAACATATATTGTGAAACAAAAACAACAATTTTAAACATATActaatgaaaaatactaatttCATTATGATATTAAAAATATCATATGCATTTTTTTAACCGCGAATAAATGATATATATTAAACCAAAACCGCAAGGAGTAACAGGCAAATAAATGATATAAATTAAACCAAAACCAATAGCAAGTAGCTACAGAAGTACaggaaaaaagaaaaacaaaagagCAAAACTATTTACAGCAACAAAAAAGAGAGCAACTCCATTCCACCCAAGTTTTTCCAAATTGTCCCTATATTTGCGCCATTCAAACACCTGTAGTATGATTAAATCTGCCGTTTTTGTAGGAGAAACATTTGTTTTGTTGAAGAGTTTCTCATTGCTAGCCAACCATATATTCCAAAATGTCGAGTACTATATAATCCTTGTATGATACAATGAATATCAACTAAATGATATAAAGTATAACATGACAATTCAATTAATTGAAAAAGTAATCTaccaataaataagttattagaAATCCAAAGATTTAAAaactaaatattaaaatttaattttttatattaaagaACATATTAAGTAGCGGTGAGTCGTATGTCCACTTGTTTCAAAATAAGGCGAAAGCCGTCCACATGATACTGCATGCGCCGTTCCACAGACACCCAATCCCACACCGCAAAACCGCTACCTTTCTTCCACATCACGCGAGTTTCACATTGCCAACATGGCCTATACTTCAATGATACGTGTCCTTTTTTCATACATTAACTATTTTTTATAAGACGCCAAACATGATGTGGCATGACACGTGTCACCTTCTACCTCTCCCTTCTTCGCGACTACTAACATGGCTTCTTCACTCTCTCTGCTCCTCCCCACTCAATTGCTGGTATTGACTAATCATGGAGGCGATTAATGGATCGAGTTCAGAAAATGCCGGGGAAGATCACCGGATGTTGGAAGCGGCGGAGGCGCTGGCGGCGTTAAGTCATGTTGGTGAATCGGTTAGTGAACGAGTCAAGGCCGTATCAAACGCTGGTAACTCGTGTTTTGACTCAATAGAATCGTCCTCGAAGCGTCCCATCAATGTCGATAAGGTTTCTTATTTACCTAATTTTCATCGATGGCCATGTAATTATGGTGTTTTAATTACTATCAGTGTTTTGAATTGTTACTTCGTATTTACCATCACCTTCACAAATCACATCGTTCACTTTACTTATTGTTTTTTTATATCCATGGTCAATTTTGACAACCTGTATAGCAATTGAAAAATGCAACATCGAGTCTAATGGGTCACATAAATGAATGAAAGGTTCTTTTCTTTTCAAGTTGTCACAATCTCAACGCAATAAATATGTTCTACAATCAACACGTATTTTAAATGCAACAAATAGTTAACTATCATTTGTCTTCTTCAATCTTTATGGTGTCAATATAAATCACTAACAGGTCCTTGTCTTTTctcaatattttattaattgcaACTTGCATTAAGTAAAAGATCAAACCGGGTACTCTATGAAATATTGCGAGGAGCTTCTACTTAATTTGGTTGTAATtttccaaaagaaaaaaaaaagtaaaagatgGACTTCTATATTAATAAAAAGTTTCCTCATTTATTTTTGTCAGCAATCGGAGAAGACATGCATCTGGGCTGAAAAACCGGTGAACAATGAATGGAATACTGAACTTGCGTCAAATGTTTCTTATTCCACAAAATATTCAACTTTAGGTGGCAGGAGACATAGAAGGACTTTGACCGAGGTAACAAGATCTGTCTCCTTCTTAGTTGTATGCCTATCTCTATTTATTTTCTTGCAAAAATGGGTTATCTCCAAAATGAAATTCATCTACACAGCTAGATGAGTAGTATAAGAATCAAGAACCATAATTAATGGGTCattgtatataaaaaaaaaacatagaaattaaaaaaaaaataataaataaacatgTTTCTCTTTTTTGGGTCTTTAGGGTTCTTTCACCAAAAGAGGGTCCAAAAAGGTAAATAAATTTTTGTCCTATGGTGTCAGTAGGAAGATAGTAGATGATATTAATGAAGTAGAAATATTTGGTAAGATGATATTGAATCTCTCACCCAAAAAATACTTAAGTGGGGACCtgactataatttttttttcttttttgtttacgAGAGTAGCTCAAtgtatattaaaatttaaactcTTAAATTGAAACTCGTATATTATGTCAGAGTTGTTCTAGTCGTTTCAGACATATTTTAGGCCTTGGATGAAAGACAATAAAAGACCCTTAAAATACacaaattttattaatttttttataataactcaACAGTTGAAAGAAAATTACTTATACCAGCATCTAAATAACATTTTCGATTAcaaaaaatttatacatatatgatccctaaataatatatatatatatatatatatatatatatatatatatatatatatatatatatatatatatatatataaataaagtctACATGAAATTTTGACCCCTTTAAAATATGGGCTTTGGACGATCGACCTTATCGTCCAAGCGACGGACATGCTATAGATCTTGAGATCGCTTTTCTAAATATATCCATCAATATTTATGCCTAGAACTTTCTTGATGCAGGCGGAAAAGGAAGCGCGTAAGATACGCAGAGTGCTGGCAAACAGAGAGTCAGCTAGACAAACAATCCGCAGGAGGCAGGTATTGTATTTTAGAATTTTTATTTCAAGATTTTTATTATGTAAGATAATATGTATATTAGATAAAagagttttttcttttttcattacTGAAGTTTTTCTTAATTTATGATGAATTTTCAAGGCCATATATGAGGAGCTGGCCAGAAAAGCTGGTGATCTAGCATGGGAGAACAAAAATTTGAAAAGGGTTGGTCTATTTTTTCCTGcattattttctttaaaatttcATGTTTTGGATTTATGACAAGGATTTGTCGCTTTAAGTAGCGTAGTTTTGCATTTATAGCCTTATAGTATGCTTTGGTTCCTAACATTAATATCGTGGACCTTACGAATCTAAATTTTTCCCCACTTCCTGCACAAATCTTTCTTAAAATAGCCCCACACACTTGTCCCCTAGTAAATGTGAGaagatataataataataataataataatctaatGGTTTAAAAACATGGATAACactaattgataaattgttttctGTTTCTAAAATTGATATAAAAAATAAACGggcatcttattatttcaaagcTAGTTAATCGTTAAACAGCTTATGGTTTCTTGTAAAAATATTTATCAGTTTATGTGGTAACAAATTTTGTTTAATAAATAATGTTTGGAATAGCTTATTAGGTACCAAAACACAATAAGTGATAGTTGTTATTTAGTATTTTGTAGATATTGTTTATAAATGAAAAATGACCggaaaggatatatatatatatatatatatatatatatatatatatatatatatatatatatatatatatatatatatatatatatatatatataaataaggcgAATACTAAAATTCTCGATTCTCTATATTCTTaaaaaatattgatgtttttgtAAGGTGATTCCtgaaattctgaaagaatattattgtatCCCAACATCAACCAAATCCCAAAATAATTGCTATCTGACATCTCAAAAACAAAACGCAAGCAAATGATTATTAAGCAACAAATTCATAACGTTGATAATGTTAATATAACAGTAAAAAATGAAATAATCATGAACTAACCTCAATCGATATGATCAAAATAATGTTTTGTTCCAATAAAATAATGTTATTGTTCCAGTACTATTTCTTTCATGACACCATTTTTGATGACATAAAATTAATTT of the Lactuca sativa cultivar Salinas chromosome 6, Lsat_Salinas_v11, whole genome shotgun sequence genome contains:
- the LOC111897448 gene encoding uncharacterized protein LOC111897448 isoform X1, with translation MEAINGSSSENAGEDHRMLEAAEALAALSHVGESVSERVKAVSNAGNSCFDSIESSSKRPINVDKQSEKTCIWAEKPVNNEWNTELASNVSYSTKYSTLGGRRHRRTLTEAEKEARKIRRVLANRESARQTIRRRQAIYEELARKAGDLAWENKNLKRKKEMASKELDILKVTNECLKAKMIKITKMYGHTYCSSSTNSPIMMCNQSSFPPFTWPPMIVLPYPWLFPFLQNNNQNHPHFNLNEKPVESSSSPGNLLSDSKQIVHKNHQVPGVCSVKTVCDMAAAAEARKRRKNLKMEKSLFCRQRRMR
- the LOC111897448 gene encoding uncharacterized protein LOC111897448 isoform X2; translation: MEAINGSSSENAGEDHRMLEAAEALAALSHVGESVSERVKAVSNAGNSCFDSIESSSKRPINVDKQSEKTCIWAEKPVNNEWNTELASNVSYSTKYSTLGGRRHRRTLTEAEKEARKIRRVLANRESARQTIRRRQAIYEELARKAGDLAWENKNLKRELQGEVYYDLLFCMVKKQELMVQGLCLNEKTWVL